The Azospirillum humicireducens DNA segment TGGTCGGGGGCGAGCCGGCCAAGCGCTTCGCCAAGCGCCGCAGCTACGAGCCGGCCTGTTCGGGCGTGGTGTTCTATCTGGGGCTCGACCGCGGCTACGACCATCTGCTGCACCATGACTTCGTCTTTTCCCGCGACCCGGCGGAGGAGTTCGACTGGATCTACCGCCGCGGCGAGCCGGCGCTCGACCCGACCTGCTACATCGCCGCCCCGGCCCGCACCGAGCCGGGCGTCGCCCCGCCGGGGGGCGAGGCGCTGTATGTGCTGGTCCACACCCCCTATCTGCGCCCGCACCACGACTGGACGCGCATGCTGCCGGAATACCGGCGCGTGGTGTTCGACAAGCTGAAGCGCACCGCCGGCATGCCCGATCTGGAGGACCGCATCCGGGTGGAGCATGTGCTGACCCCGCAGGACATCCACGACCGCTACAAGGTGCTGAACGGCGCCATCTATGGCTTGGCGAGCCATGGCCGCTTCATGGGCGCCTTCAAGCCGGGCAACCGGTCGCGCGACGTGGAGGGGCTGTATCTGGCCGGGGGGGCGGCCCATCCGGGGCCGGGCATGCCGATGGTGCTGATGTCCGGCTGGATCGCCGCCGACAGCCTGGATCGCGACCTGCGCGGCGGCCTGCAGGACGGTTCCCAAGCCGGCCCCGCCCGCGCCGTCGCCTGAGACAGGCGGGCGGGTGATGACGGACGATCCGGTCGCGTTACGGTCCCGGCTGCTCTGCTGGTTTTTCGGCGGCGTCATGGCCCGGAGGCTGCGGCGCGGCTTCCATGCGGTGCGGCTGGCGCGGCCGGGCTGGCCGGTTCTGCCGCCCGGCAGGCCGGTCATCGTCTATCTGAACCACCCGTCCTGGTGGGACCCCGCGCTGCTGATCGTGATGGGAACGACCCGCTTCCGAAAGCGGCCGGGCTACGGGCCGATCGATGCGGAGATGCTGCGCCGCTACCGCTTCATGCGGCGCATCGGCCTGTTCGGGCTGGAGCCCGGCCGCGCCGGCGCCGTCGCCTTCCTGCGCAAAGCCGAACAGATCCTGGCCGATCCGCACGCCATGCTGTGGATCACGGCGGAGGGGGCCTTCACCGATCCACGCCGTCGCCCGGTCAGTCTGCGGCCGGGCATCGCCCATCTGGTCCGCCGCATGCCGTCGGCCCTGGTGGTGCCGCTGGCTGTCGAATACCCGTTCTGGGACGAACGCACGCCCGAGGCACTGATGCGGTTCGGCGAACCGATGGACGCCGCGATCTTCGCCGGTCTGGCGGTTCCCGAGATCGCGGCAGAGCTCGAGGAAAGGCTGGAGACGGTGATGGACCAGCTTGCGCTCGATGCACAGAGCCGGGAGCCGGCGCGCTTCCTGTCGCTGATCGAGGGAACGGTCGGGATCGGCGGGGTTTATGACCTGTGGCGCCGGATGCGGGCCTTGGCCCGCGGGCAGTCGTTTTCCCCGGCGCATGGCGATGGTCAGGGGCGGGCTGTGCGGCAGGAGGTGAAACGGCCATGAGTGTCATCATCCTGATTGCCGGGCTGTCGCTGATCCTGGCACTGCTGCCTCTGTTGCTGGGGGGCGTGAACCTGCTGCTCTACCGCCGCCCCAAGGCCGCTCCGCCCTCGGGGGCGGCCGTGAGCATCCTGATCCCGGCCCGCAACGAGGAGTCCGGCATCGCCGCCGCCGTGGATGCGGCCCTGCTCAGCAAAGGCGTCGAGGTGGAGGTGGTGGTGCTGGACGACCACTCCACCGATCGAACCGCGGAGATCGTTCGTGCGATCGCCGCGCGGGATCCCCGCGTCCGGCTGGAAGGCGCGCCGCCGCTGCCGCCGGGCTGGTCGGGCAAGCAGCATGCCTGTCAGACGCTCGCCACGTTGGCGCGCCATCCGGTGCTGCTGTTCCAGGATGCCGACGTGCGGCTTGCTCCGGACGCCGCCCGCCTGACCTGCGGCGCCCTGCTGTCCGGCCGGCATGGTCTGGTCAGTGGGTTTCCGCGGCAGGAGACCGGGACGCTGGCCGAAGCTCTGGTGATCCCGCTGATCCATGTGCTGCTGCTGGGCTATCTGCCGATGCTGGGGATGCGGTTGTCGGGCGATCCGCGGTTCGGCGCCGCCTGCGGCCAGCTGATTGCGGTGCGGCGGGAGGCGTACCAAGAGGCCGGCGGCCATGCGGCGATATCGGCGTCGCTGCATGACGGGGTGACACTGCCGCGCGCTTTCCGCCGGGCGGGGCAGGGAACCGACCTGTTCGACGCCAGCGGCCTTGCCCGCTGCCGCATGTATCGCGGCTGGCGGGAGGTGTGGTCCGGCTTCACCAAGAACGCGACGGAAGGGATGGCGACCCCCGCCGCCCTGCCGGTCTGGACCCTTCTGCTGTTTGGCGGCCATGTCCTGCCCTGGATCCTGCTGGGCTGGGCGGCGCTGGACCCGCTGCCGGACGGAGCCGTCGTCATGGCGGGGCTTGCGGCGGCGGCGGGACTGCTGTTCCGGCTCCTGCTGCTGATCCGCTTCCGCCAGAGTGTCGTCGGCGCCCTTCTGCACCCGGTCGGCATCCTGATCATGCTGGCGATCCAATGGTCGGCGCTGTTGCGCGCCCGCCATGGCCGGCCATCGGAATGGCGCGGGCGGGCCTATCCGACCGGACCGGGGGCATCATGACGCCCTGGCTGCGCCGGCGCGCCCACCGCATCTTCCACCCGCTGGCCGGCGCCGACGCCGCGACGCTGGCGACGGTGGTGGTCAAGGGCGGCGGGGTGGAGCTGCCGTATCTGCACCGGGTGGTGACGGCAGCCGGTGCCGCGGCCATCCGAGCCCCGCTGGACCTGCTGGAGCGGCAACGGGTGGAGCGGCAACGGGTGGAGCGGCTGGCCGGGTGGTCGGGCAGGGGGCTTGGCAGGGGGCTGGGCATGGGGCAGACCGGGGCGGTACCGCCGCCGCTGTTCATCCTCGGCCACTGGCGGAGCGGGCACCACCCATCTGTTGAACCTGCTGGCCCAGGACGAGCGCTTCGCCGCTCCCGACCCGCTGGCGGTAGGCCTTCCCTGGGGCTTCCTCGGCCTGACATCCTTCTGGCGCTCGCGGCTGGAGGCGTGGCTGCCGCCCGACCGGATCATCGATCCGATGCCGATCGACCCGACCGCCCCGCAGGAGGACGAACTGGCCCTGGCGCTGATGCAGCCGCTGTCCTACTACCATGGCATTTTCTTCCCCAGGCACCTCTACCGCGCCTTCCGCCAGGGCGTTCTGTTCGAGGGCTGCCGTCCGGAGGCGGTGGCACTGTGGCGCCGCCGGATGGACCATTACCTGACCAAGCTGCAGCTCTATTCGGGCAGCCGGCGCCTGCTGATCAAGAATCCCGCCCATACCGCCAGGGTGGGGGAATTGCTGGCCCTGCGCCCCGATGCTGTCTTCCTCCACATCCACCGCGACCCCTACGAGGTTTTCAGCTCCACCCGTCGCATGCTGCTGACCCTGCTGCGGGAATTCTCGCTGCAATCCTACGACCCGCGGGCGGTGGACGCGCTGGTTCTGGACCTCTATCCGGCGATGATGGCCCGGTTCGACCGCGACCGGGCATTGCTGCCGCCCGGTCGGCTGGCTGAAATCCGCTATGACCGCTTCATCGCCGATCCGTTGGCGACTCTGCGCCGGACCTATGACGGGCTCGGCCTCGGTCCGTTCGATCCGGCGCAACCACGGATGGAGCGCTATCTGGCCGGCGTGCGCGATTACCGGCGGGCGTGCCACGATCTGGAGGATCAGGCCCGCCGCGCGGTGCGCCGGCAGTGGGCCTTCGCCTTCGAGCGCTGGGATTACTGACGGCTCAGGATTCCCCGCGTTCCTCGCGCTTGGCTTGCTGCCAGAAGGCTTCCATCTCGTCCAGCGTGGCATCCTGCGGCTTGCGGCCCTGGGCGGACAGCAGCGCCTCGATCCGGTGAAAGCGGCGCTCGAACTTGGCGTTGGTGCCGCGCAGCGCCGTCTCCGGCTCCACCTTCAGCCGGCGGGCGAGGTTGACCAGTGCGAAGAGCAGGTCGCCCAACTCGTCCGCCACCCGTTCCTGGGCCGATCCGGCATCCATCTCCGCCCGCAGTTCCTTCACCTCCTCCTCGATCTTGTCGAGGATGTCGCGGGCGTCGGTCCAGTCGAAGCCGACCCGTGCCGCGCGGTTCTGCAGCTTCAGGGCGCGGGTCAAAGCGGGCAGGCCGGCGATCACGCCCTCCAGCGCCGACGGCGCCCGGCCTTCCTCCGCCGCCTTGGCCGCGCGTTCGGCGGCCTTGTGATCCTCCCAGCGCGAGGTCTGCTGGTCGGAGGACTTCACCTCTTCCGGTCCGAAGACATGGGGATGGCGGCGGATCATCTTGTCGGTGATGACGCCGGCCACCTCGTCGAAGTCGAACAGCCCTTCCTCGCGCGCCATCTGACTGTAATAGACGACCTGGAACAGAAGGTCGCCCAACTCCTCGCGCAGGGCGACCTTGTCGTCCTTCTCGATGGCGTCGGCGACCTCATAGGCTTCTTCGATGGTGTGCGGCGCGATGCTGCGGTAGGTCTGCTCCAGATCCCAGGGGCAACCACCGTCGGGATTCCGCAGCCGCGCCATCACGTCGAGCAGCCGGTCGATGTTGCGGGTCATGTCCTACGGTCTCCGGGATACGGGGAGGAAAGTCCGCGACGATAACCGACCGACGCAGCCGGGGGAAGTTGCGCGGACCGGACGCTGACATTCCCACTTTGCGCGCACAGGCAAAAAACACATAAGATTGGTTATGGAAAATTTTTTTTGTGTGCGTATGGCACCTCAGACCAGCCATGCGGCAGCCGCGGCTTTCGCAGCGCCGGAGGCACTTGCCGGATTTAGATAGCAAACCTATTAAATAGGAATGCTACAAGATAAGCCTCTGCGCCTTCCTCCCAGTTTCGGCCTGCACCTGTTCCGCGCCTCCCATCTGTGGCGGCGGGCGGCGAACAGGGTGTTGGCGGACAGCGGATTCTCCAGCTCGGCCATCACGCCGCTGATGCTGCTGGCCGAACTCGGCGACGGGCTGCGCCAGCGCGAACTGGCGGAGGAAATGGCGGTCGAGGGACCGTCGCTCGTCCGGCTGCTCGACGGGCTGGAGGCCGCGGGGCTGCTGGAACGGCGCGAGGATGCCTGCGACCGGCGGGCGAAAACCCTGCACATGACCGATGCCGGCCGACACTTGTTGGCCCAGGTGAACGACGCTTTGAACGACGTCCGCCAGCGCCTGATGGCGGGCGCGACGGAGGCCGACGTGGAGGCCTGCTATCGCGTGCTCGCCACCATCGAATCCAACGCCAAGCGCGAATAGACCCGACCGTGGCGCGATCCCGGCGGCGAGGCGGAATCCGTTGCCAAAGCCCCGCCGCCGGTCCGATCGGTGCGGTGATTGAGGAACCAAGACCGTGACTTTTCTGCCTTCCTTGCGGACCGTGGCCCGGATTGCCGTGACCCTGCTGATAACCCTGGCCGCGGTCGGTGGCGGCCTGTGGCTGTGGGACTATTACATGAACGAACCCTGGACCCGCGACGGCCGAGTCCGTGCCGACATCGTGCAGGTGTCGCCCGATGTCGCCGGGCTGGTCACCGATGTCCGGGTGACCGACAACCAGACGGTTCATAAGGGCGACGTGCTTTTCGTCGTCGACCCCGGCCGTTACCGGCTGGCGGTGGAACAGGCGCAGGCGAACCTCGACAGTGCGAGGGCCGAGCAGTCCTACCGCAGTGCCGAAGCCCGTCGCTACGAGCAGTTGGGCAACAA contains these protein-coding regions:
- a CDS encoding MarR family winged helix-turn-helix transcriptional regulator, whose protein sequence is MLQDKPLRLPPSFGLHLFRASHLWRRAANRVLADSGFSSSAITPLMLLAELGDGLRQRELAEEMAVEGPSLVRLLDGLEAAGLLERREDACDRRAKTLHMTDAGRHLLAQVNDALNDVRQRLMAGATEADVEACYRVLATIESNAKRE
- a CDS encoding glycosyltransferase, whose translation is MSVIILIAGLSLILALLPLLLGGVNLLLYRRPKAAPPSGAAVSILIPARNEESGIAAAVDAALLSKGVEVEVVVLDDHSTDRTAEIVRAIAARDPRVRLEGAPPLPPGWSGKQHACQTLATLARHPVLLFQDADVRLAPDAARLTCGALLSGRHGLVSGFPRQETGTLAEALVIPLIHVLLLGYLPMLGMRLSGDPRFGAACGQLIAVRREAYQEAGGHAAISASLHDGVTLPRAFRRAGQGTDLFDASGLARCRMYRGWREVWSGFTKNATEGMATPAALPVWTLLLFGGHVLPWILLGWAALDPLPDGAVVMAGLAAAAGLLFRLLLLIRFRQSVVGALLHPVGILIMLAIQWSALLRARHGRPSEWRGRAYPTGPGAS
- a CDS encoding sulfotransferase family protein, whose translation is MNLLAQDERFAAPDPLAVGLPWGFLGLTSFWRSRLEAWLPPDRIIDPMPIDPTAPQEDELALALMQPLSYYHGIFFPRHLYRAFRQGVLFEGCRPEAVALWRRRMDHYLTKLQLYSGSRRLLIKNPAHTARVGELLALRPDAVFLHIHRDPYEVFSSTRRMLLTLLREFSLQSYDPRAVDALVLDLYPAMMARFDRDRALLPPGRLAEIRYDRFIADPLATLRRTYDGLGLGPFDPAQPRMERYLAGVRDYRRACHDLEDQARRAVRRQWAFAFERWDY
- the mazG gene encoding nucleoside triphosphate pyrophosphohydrolase; translation: MTRNIDRLLDVMARLRNPDGGCPWDLEQTYRSIAPHTIEEAYEVADAIEKDDKVALREELGDLLFQVVYYSQMAREEGLFDFDEVAGVITDKMIRRHPHVFGPEEVKSSDQQTSRWEDHKAAERAAKAAEEGRAPSALEGVIAGLPALTRALKLQNRAARVGFDWTDARDILDKIEEEVKELRAEMDAGSAQERVADELGDLLFALVNLARRLKVEPETALRGTNAKFERRFHRIEALLSAQGRKPQDATLDEMEAFWQQAKREERGES
- a CDS encoding lysophospholipid acyltransferase family protein, which produces MTDDPVALRSRLLCWFFGGVMARRLRRGFHAVRLARPGWPVLPPGRPVIVYLNHPSWWDPALLIVMGTTRFRKRPGYGPIDAEMLRRYRFMRRIGLFGLEPGRAGAVAFLRKAEQILADPHAMLWITAEGAFTDPRRRPVSLRPGIAHLVRRMPSALVVPLAVEYPFWDERTPEALMRFGEPMDAAIFAGLAVPEIAAELEERLETVMDQLALDAQSREPARFLSLIEGTVGIGGVYDLWRRMRALARGQSFSPAHGDGQGRAVRQEVKRP